The Agarilytica rhodophyticola genome has a window encoding:
- a CDS encoding Pvc16 family protein — protein MDPLILQKLQQALKAFVMEKIFAFNVSGNSIGIEINFLAPNSEFVTELGNNPVVNCYLIGVMEDKVRRKSESHRSIINAQKTQRVVYREPRFIDLNYMITIWCKDKQGSAEIEHLVLGYLLSGLGSFDFMPEEMLERFNINISPFGVRFTLFGTEHSDKISGQIWQAMGSTPKPCLMLSLSVPIDVHEPTHVPIVQEIERLLGKK, from the coding sequence ATGGATCCTCTTATTTTGCAAAAGCTACAGCAAGCCTTAAAAGCATTTGTTATGGAAAAAATATTTGCATTTAATGTAAGTGGAAATTCTATTGGAATAGAGATAAATTTCTTGGCGCCTAATAGTGAATTTGTTACTGAACTTGGTAATAATCCAGTGGTTAACTGTTATCTTATCGGTGTTATGGAAGATAAAGTTCGGCGCAAAAGCGAGTCTCATCGCAGCATTATTAACGCACAAAAAACCCAGAGAGTGGTTTACCGTGAACCACGTTTTATCGATCTCAATTATATGATAACTATTTGGTGTAAAGATAAACAGGGAAGTGCAGAGATTGAACATTTAGTTTTAGGATATTTATTGAGTGGTTTGGGTTCGTTTGATTTTATGCCGGAAGAAATGCTGGAGAGATTCAATATTAACATCAGTCCCTTTGGCGTGCGTTTTACACTATTTGGTACTGAACACAGTGATAAAATTAGTGGACAAATATGGCAAGCAATGGGGTCTACACCAAAACCTTGTTTAATGTTATCTCTTTCTGTACCTATTGATGTACACGAGCCCACACATGTACCGATTGTGCAAGAAATTGAAAGGCTTTTAGGGAAAAAGTAA
- a CDS encoding phage tail sheath family protein has translation MSQFKTPDIYYQENSQSSKNYTEIASAIPAFIGFTEKTRGEQGVSLLLRPIKISNIEEYQSNFGYAQTESFTVTYDSIRQVYDIEDIDKLQNTENRPFTFYLHQAIEHFFENGGSSCYVVSIGGHDILKQDITSTMFLEAIDLLQEIEEISLLSLPECALLDTTPYYVVQNYALQHCKYMKNRIALVDVLQVNGFYKGDVHIDCNTMREELSQGLNYGATYYPYLYSTSARSYRDSEITVNYELSLRKLHPNYSENFFSLDGRKLDQYGFLLSDDLKQDVYTVYIALDQTTLVDTMGYAIEKDGQRKQETPPYGIFTDEEESSYINIDGFVTSGIHSNSIDTVNGRVKKEILYQNLKLRQNLEYLSNTKGHLASLKIYNDVKLRLSNNPLILPPSAVVAGMIAKLDETIGVWKAPANIALEKVMAPVIDIDSGEQEYLNYDPKAGKSINAIRRFIGKGTRVWGSRTLTGNDNEWRYINVRRLFNMIEQTLRKTTQFAVFDSNTPFTWLKIKVTIENYLEGLWQQGALLGTTPDSAFFVNVGLGQTMTQEDINNGLIHVEVGLAAVRPAEFIILTFSHNSL, from the coding sequence ATGTCTCAATTCAAAACCCCTGATATATATTATCAGGAGAATTCACAGTCATCGAAAAATTACACTGAAATTGCATCAGCAATACCTGCATTTATCGGGTTTACGGAGAAAACGAGAGGAGAGCAGGGAGTGTCTCTTTTACTAAGGCCTATAAAAATTAGCAATATAGAGGAATACCAATCTAACTTTGGGTACGCGCAAACAGAGTCTTTTACCGTCACTTATGACTCTATAAGACAAGTGTATGATATTGAAGACATAGACAAATTACAAAACACTGAAAATAGGCCATTCACATTTTATTTGCATCAAGCTATCGAACACTTTTTTGAAAATGGTGGTAGCAGTTGTTATGTAGTAAGTATTGGCGGCCATGATATCTTAAAGCAAGATATAACATCCACAATGTTTCTTGAAGCGATTGACCTTCTTCAAGAGATCGAAGAGATTAGTCTATTGAGCCTACCGGAATGTGCATTGTTAGATACGACACCGTATTATGTGGTTCAAAATTATGCATTACAGCATTGTAAGTATATGAAGAACCGAATTGCTTTAGTCGATGTCTTACAGGTAAATGGTTTTTATAAAGGTGATGTTCACATAGATTGTAACACTATGAGAGAAGAGTTATCACAAGGGTTAAATTATGGTGCGACGTATTATCCTTATTTGTATAGCACTAGTGCAAGAAGCTATAGAGATTCAGAGATCACAGTTAACTATGAATTATCATTGAGAAAACTACACCCTAATTATAGTGAAAATTTTTTTTCATTGGATGGAAGAAAGCTGGATCAATACGGCTTTCTCTTGTCAGACGATCTAAAACAAGATGTTTACACTGTATATATTGCGTTGGATCAGACAACTTTAGTAGATACTATGGGCTATGCCATTGAAAAGGACGGGCAACGTAAACAAGAAACCCCACCGTATGGGATATTTACTGATGAAGAAGAGAGTAGTTACATTAATATTGATGGTTTCGTGACATCTGGAATACACTCAAATTCTATCGATACGGTAAATGGCAGAGTTAAAAAAGAGATTCTGTACCAAAATTTAAAATTACGACAAAATCTAGAATATCTATCGAATACCAAAGGCCATTTAGCTTCATTAAAAATTTACAATGATGTTAAGCTGCGACTGTCTAATAATCCCCTTATTCTTCCTCCGAGCGCCGTGGTGGCAGGGATGATAGCAAAGCTTGATGAAACTATTGGTGTCTGGAAAGCCCCTGCAAATATAGCCTTAGAAAAAGTAATGGCACCGGTTATAGATATAGACAGTGGCGAACAAGAATACCTCAATTACGACCCAAAAGCAGGCAAATCCATTAATGCTATTCGGCGTTTTATTGGTAAGGGAACCAGGGTTTGGGGTTCACGAACGTTAACTGGCAATGATAATGAATGGCGTTATATCAACGTTAGACGTCTATTTAATATGATAGAGCAAACTTTAAGGAAAACCACGCAATTTGCTGTGTTTGATAGTAATACTCCATTTACCTGGTTAAAAATAAAAGTCACTATCGAAAATTACTTAGAAGGTCTTTGGCAACAAGGTGCCTTACTTGGGACAACACCAGACAGCGCTTTTTTTGTTAATGTGGGACTTGGCCAAACCATGACACAGGAAGACATTAATAATGGGTTAATACATGTAGAAGTTGGACTCGCTGCTGTTCGCCCCGCAGAATTTATCATCTTGACCTTTTCTCACAACAGCCTATAA
- a CDS encoding phage tail sheath family protein yields the protein MAQYKTPDVYVREKSTLPPSVAEVPTAIPVFVGYTEKVENAKQQSILLKPTKITNMAEYQTVFGGKAAESFTVNVAEGREPHILSTGDSAADGAKKMPTFMLAHAIEHFFANGGGACYIVSVGAYMDASGSGMTMPAKADFDAGLKVVEEVDEITLICLVDAHSLTMDNYYNLQNDALAQCSKLQDRFTLMDVIEADTSTLVSAQIAADAASLRAAVTGDLKYGAAYYPNVLTSYPRHYIDTSISVIEIDSSGNEGPATTLDQMESANTATYNAVKKALAKNFLLLPPSPAVAGVIARVDGSRGVWKAPANEALAMVKQPSKMIKSSDQDDLNVDSGSGKSINAIRQFTGKGNLIWGARTLAGNDNEWRYISVRRLFNMVEESVQKATGFAVFEPNTPFTWLKLKTMIESYLENLWKQGALFGESAAQAFFVNVGLGQTMTEDDINNGIMHIEIGLAAVRPAEFIVLTFSHKSLEG from the coding sequence ATGGCTCAATATAAAACTCCTGATGTTTATGTACGGGAAAAATCCACACTACCTCCTTCTGTTGCTGAAGTGCCAACGGCAATACCGGTTTTTGTTGGCTATACAGAAAAAGTCGAAAATGCAAAACAACAATCTATTTTGCTAAAACCGACAAAAATAACAAATATGGCGGAATACCAAACGGTTTTCGGTGGTAAAGCGGCAGAATCTTTTACCGTTAATGTCGCCGAAGGACGGGAACCCCATATCCTCAGCACTGGCGATAGCGCTGCAGACGGTGCTAAGAAGATGCCGACATTTATGTTAGCCCATGCGATAGAGCATTTCTTTGCTAACGGTGGAGGGGCTTGTTATATAGTCAGTGTCGGTGCTTATATGGATGCGAGTGGCAGTGGTATGACAATGCCTGCAAAAGCAGATTTTGATGCTGGCTTAAAAGTGGTTGAAGAAGTCGATGAAATCACTTTGATCTGTCTGGTTGATGCCCATAGCTTGACGATGGATAACTACTACAATCTACAAAATGACGCGTTGGCCCAGTGCAGTAAATTACAAGATAGATTTACCTTAATGGACGTGATTGAAGCAGATACAAGTACACTTGTTTCTGCTCAAATAGCAGCAGATGCGGCAAGCTTGCGCGCTGCCGTCACCGGTGATCTAAAATACGGTGCCGCTTATTATCCAAATGTCCTTACCTCTTATCCTCGCCACTATATTGACACATCGATCAGTGTTATTGAAATCGATAGCAGCGGCAATGAAGGCCCTGCAACAACATTGGATCAAATGGAAAGTGCCAATACAGCTACCTACAATGCAGTTAAGAAAGCACTGGCGAAAAACTTTTTACTACTTCCTCCCTCGCCAGCGGTAGCCGGAGTAATAGCACGAGTCGATGGTTCTCGTGGAGTATGGAAGGCACCAGCTAATGAAGCATTAGCGATGGTAAAACAGCCCAGCAAAATGATTAAAAGTAGTGACCAAGACGATTTAAACGTTGATAGCGGCAGTGGAAAATCTATTAACGCGATTCGCCAGTTTACCGGTAAGGGAAACCTTATTTGGGGAGCGCGAACCCTTGCTGGTAATGATAATGAATGGCGCTATATTTCAGTTCGTCGTCTATTCAATATGGTAGAAGAGTCGGTACAAAAAGCAACTGGTTTTGCTGTTTTTGAACCCAACACTCCCTTTACATGGTTAAAATTAAAAACCATGATTGAAAGTTACTTAGAGAATCTATGGAAGCAGGGTGCACTTTTTGGTGAATCAGCCGCCCAAGCGTTTTTTGTTAATGTTGGCCTAGGTCAAACGATGACGGAGGATGACATTAACAATGGCATTATGCATATAGAGATTGGTTTAGCTGCGGTACGTCCCGCGGAATTTATTGTATTAACCTTTTCTCATAAATCCCTTGAAGGCTAA
- a CDS encoding phage tail protein, producing the protein MATTAQDIANEYPIPVYRFVVSYGEESIPFSEVSGLDIGVETITYKDGLSKKHMPGQKTDVNITLKRGLVRKKSQFYDWISTISLNLVDKKDITVSLTNETGDEPLVTWKVTNAFPKKLTAPSINGSSNEASVESLELLADDVKMEFH; encoded by the coding sequence ATGGCTACTACAGCACAAGATATTGCCAATGAATATCCCATTCCCGTCTATCGTTTTGTGGTGAGTTACGGTGAAGAAAGTATTCCATTTTCTGAAGTATCGGGCTTGGATATTGGTGTTGAAACAATTACCTATAAAGACGGCCTTAGTAAAAAGCATATGCCCGGCCAAAAAACCGATGTAAATATCACTTTGAAAAGAGGTCTAGTGCGTAAGAAAAGTCAATTCTATGACTGGATTTCCACTATTAGTTTAAATCTCGTGGATAAAAAAGATATTACGGTATCCTTGACCAATGAAACAGGAGATGAACCTTTAGTCACATGGAAGGTAACTAATGCTTTTCCTAAGAAGCTAACTGCCCCTTCGATTAATGGCTCCTCCAATGAAGCGAGTGTAGAATCGTTAGAACTACTAGCCGATGATGTGAAGATGGAATTTCATTAG
- a CDS encoding phage tail protein, producing MFIDSGLPLVGYRFVVVIFSAGIPNPVDMQFREVSGLKMARGISRNATMTTLDNQLPTQTLTLKRGVFTSPSPLMIANVVESFFWDTRLLRKDIMINVLSENDIPVNAWLVTNAYLESWDWDGLNASSSDVLVESMSFKYSGIKYIPLKFVKTGSS from the coding sequence ATGTTTATAGATAGTGGACTCCCGTTAGTGGGCTATCGTTTTGTTGTTGTTATCTTTAGCGCTGGTATCCCTAATCCTGTTGATATGCAATTTAGGGAAGTGAGTGGGCTAAAAATGGCGCGAGGTATTAGTCGCAATGCCACTATGACAACATTGGATAATCAATTACCTACTCAAACTTTAACTTTAAAGCGTGGTGTTTTTACCTCTCCAAGCCCTTTAATGATAGCTAATGTTGTGGAGTCTTTTTTTTGGGATACAAGGCTTCTACGTAAAGATATTATGATTAACGTATTAAGTGAAAACGACATACCCGTTAACGCTTGGTTAGTAACTAATGCCTATCTAGAATCTTGGGATTGGGATGGGTTAAATGCCTCTAGCAGTGATGTTTTGGTTGAAAGTATGAGCTTTAAATATTCGGGAATAAAGTACATACCCCTAAAATTTGTTAAAACCGGCTCCAGTTAA
- a CDS encoding phage baseplate assembly protein V, whose protein sequence is MSDFDISVSDDGSAGSKVKAHIQILSLNICYRVNDIPTLELKLVDRYIPDKDTFELADKKIFEIGKIISVTSVDKKVALFKGIITGVGIGVGADGEVFHHITAHGDIVKMTEGKITTLFKAETTDEDIIKKLMTDAGVKLGKIAAGKFPHHQYFCFQQSPWRVMMARTIANGAVFSPEVEANNIVDLQTFKAEKVTLNLNRSEVRHFYLHTDARSQIKKVSASTWSIEKQELDKDVTGDLAGYKTIKDVDKVMATPDLTLFANIPKSPDELKAEATAQNNYRAIDLYSGEISLVIQPQSSAPTIALMNQISLAGAGKEFAGDYMVTAITHRTYQGQWMMDITLGLSLRQTLQSDYANLSPLPIVVGKVMKYEEDKSENLQRIPVKLPAITGEEKIWARLLSPFASNEEGVFFPPNEDDEVMVGFIDGDCRYPVILGSTHNSKQKPPGKFGPDEVNQGIFIKNEDKLINLSFDKKNTSMSLIAGEETKAILSDEAGVSVEKGESNIAISKAINIISADPLALECERDIALTSKAKFIISATSTEIE, encoded by the coding sequence ATGAGTGACTTTGATATATCCGTATCTGATGATGGCAGTGCTGGCAGTAAGGTAAAAGCCCATATCCAGATTTTGTCCCTCAATATATGTTATAGAGTCAATGATATCCCGACTCTGGAATTAAAGCTTGTAGATAGATATATCCCAGATAAAGACACATTCGAACTTGCGGATAAAAAAATATTTGAAATTGGCAAGATTATTAGTGTTACAAGTGTTGATAAGAAGGTAGCGTTATTTAAAGGTATTATCACCGGTGTTGGTATAGGTGTTGGTGCTGATGGCGAAGTCTTTCATCATATTACAGCACATGGTGATATAGTAAAAATGACGGAAGGTAAGATAACTACCTTATTTAAAGCCGAAACTACGGATGAGGATATTATTAAAAAATTGATGACAGATGCCGGAGTTAAATTGGGTAAAATAGCGGCAGGAAAATTTCCTCATCATCAGTACTTTTGTTTTCAGCAAAGTCCTTGGCGAGTAATGATGGCCAGAACCATTGCAAACGGGGCCGTTTTTTCGCCCGAGGTAGAAGCAAATAACATTGTGGATTTACAAACTTTTAAAGCTGAAAAAGTAACATTAAATCTAAATCGTAGTGAAGTTCGACATTTTTATTTGCATACAGATGCTAGGTCACAAATTAAAAAAGTAAGTGCCAGTACATGGAGTATAGAGAAACAAGAATTAGACAAAGATGTAACAGGTGATCTTGCTGGTTATAAGACGATTAAAGATGTTGATAAAGTGATGGCGACACCTGATCTGACTTTGTTTGCAAACATCCCAAAGTCTCCAGATGAGCTAAAAGCCGAGGCAACGGCACAGAATAATTACCGGGCAATCGATCTATACTCTGGCGAAATAAGCTTAGTGATACAGCCACAAAGTAGTGCACCGACTATTGCTCTTATGAATCAAATAAGCCTAGCCGGTGCAGGTAAGGAGTTTGCCGGTGATTATATGGTAACAGCTATTACTCATCGAACTTACCAAGGACAGTGGATGATGGATATTACTTTGGGTCTATCATTACGTCAAACCTTACAATCTGATTACGCCAACCTATCTCCATTACCTATCGTCGTTGGCAAAGTTATGAAATATGAAGAAGATAAAAGCGAAAATTTACAGCGTATCCCGGTAAAATTACCGGCTATAACCGGGGAGGAAAAAATATGGGCGCGGTTGTTGTCTCCTTTTGCCAGCAATGAAGAAGGTGTGTTTTTTCCCCCAAATGAAGACGACGAAGTGATGGTGGGTTTTATCGATGGAGATTGCCGCTATCCGGTAATATTAGGCTCCACACACAATAGTAAACAAAAACCACCAGGGAAATTTGGTCCCGATGAAGTTAATCAAGGTATTTTCATCAAAAATGAGGATAAATTGATAAACTTGAGTTTTGATAAAAAAAATACCAGTATGTCTCTAATTGCAGGTGAGGAAACAAAAGCAATATTAAGTGATGAGGCTGGTGTGAGTGTCGAAAAAGGTGAGTCTAATATAGCAATTAGCAAAGCTATAAACATTATAAGTGCCGACCCTCTTGCCCTAGAATGTGAAAGAGATATAGCACTCACTTCAAAAGCAAAGTTCATTATTTCTGCAACTTCAACGGAGATTGAATAG
- a CDS encoding GPW/gp25 family protein produces the protein MIEEDIIGIGWSFPPKRKSAESGPIMATQNALIRQSVYILMHTLFGERALHSTFGSRLGDFNFDSVDPFVLAEMKEEIANALMLNEPRVELQDVQFDSTEVYDGILKISLHYTILETNTSSNMVFPYYLN, from the coding sequence GTGATTGAAGAAGATATTATCGGTATTGGTTGGTCTTTTCCTCCAAAAAGAAAGTCAGCAGAATCAGGCCCTATAATGGCTACACAAAATGCACTTATTAGACAATCGGTTTATATTCTCATGCATACCTTATTTGGCGAACGTGCACTTCATTCAACTTTCGGTAGCCGTTTAGGTGATTTTAATTTTGACAGTGTTGATCCGTTTGTTTTAGCGGAAATGAAAGAAGAGATTGCCAACGCACTTATGTTGAATGAACCTAGAGTTGAGTTGCAAGATGTACAGTTTGATAGCACTGAAGTTTATGATGGCATACTAAAAATTTCTCTTCATTATACGATTTTAGAAACTAATACCAGTTCAAATATGGTGTTTCCCTATTACCTAAATTAG